The Heyndrickxia acidicola sequence CATTAAGAAGAGTTTCAGTAAAAGCTCCTCGCAGAATCTATTTAGCGCACTTACAAATGCTTGTCATTAGCGACAGGTTAGCAAAAAAGGGATTAGGTAAAATTTTAGATCTTTTCTTTAGAGCTCCAGACTTCCGTTCAGATTTTCTAATTGTGGTAGCAAAATCCATTGAAGCCCAACAGCTGTTAAAAATAACTACGCCTATTGATAAAATTCCTGGGGGAAATATGTTTAAAGCATTAACATCCTCCGAAAATATATGGGCACCATTGACTACTGTAAAAATACAGCAGCTTGTCACCGATTTAGTGTCGGAGGGCAAAAATCCAATATTAACTGGAATAACTGTTACTAATAAAAATAATAAAGCAAAACTAGAGAAAGCTAATTCTACAGCAAACATTCAGGAAATACATAAAGATTCCCGGTTTATCTATAAAGGCCTGGCTGTATTTAAAAAGGATAAATTAATTGGCTGGCTTAATGAGGAAGAAAGCAGCGGATATAACTATATTACAGATAATGTATTTCAGACTTCAGAATCTCTCGTGTGTCCAAATAAAAAAGGCAGTTTACTGGCTACACTTACAAAATCATCCACTAAGATTAAAGTACTGTTTCAAAATCATAGACCTAAAATTAAAGTCCAGGTTCAGGCAAAAGGCAGGATTTCCGAAATTGATTGTCAAGATGTAGATTTAACAAACCCTCATACTATTTCTTTAATAGAAGCCCTGACAGAACAGGCAATTAAACAAAAAATTAAAAAAACCGTACAAACGGTTCAACGTAAATATGATTCCGACATATTTGGATTTGGAAGCAGTATTTATGCCTATCAGCCAAAGGCATGGATGACTTTGAAAAAAAATTGGAACCAGACTTTTAAGGTTCTCCCAGTTGATGTCAATGTCCATGTAACAATAGAAAGGACCGGAAAATTTGGAAAGTCGTTTATTAACGATATTAAATAAACAAATTTAGTTAGGATGAA is a genomic window containing:
- a CDS encoding Ger(x)C family spore germination protein; amino-acid sequence: MLKRIMAVGLTLSFILILASGCSSRRELNDMAIASAIAIDKRPDGFLVTIQVVDPGEVSSQKGGSGNAAVTIYQEKGKTVGEALRRVSVKAPRRIYLAHLQMLVISDRLAKKGLGKILDLFFRAPDFRSDFLIVVAKSIEAQQLLKITTPIDKIPGGNMFKALTSSENIWAPLTTVKIQQLVTDLVSEGKNPILTGITVTNKNNKAKLEKANSTANIQEIHKDSRFIYKGLAVFKKDKLIGWLNEEESSGYNYITDNVFQTSESLVCPNKKGSLLATLTKSSTKIKVLFQNHRPKIKVQVQAKGRISEIDCQDVDLTNPHTISLIEALTEQAIKQKIKKTVQTVQRKYDSDIFGFGSSIYAYQPKAWMTLKKNWNQTFKVLPVDVNVHVTIERTGKFGKSFINDIK